One stretch of Arachis duranensis cultivar V14167 chromosome 1, aradu.V14167.gnm2.J7QH, whole genome shotgun sequence DNA includes these proteins:
- the LOC107465209 gene encoding uncharacterized protein LOC107465209, with product MGTLVGHVAPGFGFLLIGLWHLFNNIKFHALNPKSYTSKPWFPSSKFKYLELILIMAASMASVSMELFIGPERHQPLDSDGTIPSNHLHNFEHSSISLTFFVFAVFSIILDKLNTPSQHGLSQLLAAIAFSQQLLLFHLHSADHMGPEGQYHLLLQLVIFVSLSTTLMGIGFPKSFLVSFVRSISIFFQGLWLIVMGYMLWTPSLIPKGCFINDEEGHQVVRCSSNEALHRANSLVNIEFSWFIILVTVFAVSMYLALVKVYGEKVQYFSLGFDVEDQESNDDVESQEKSFVHAAKAFSSGANDMGR from the coding sequence ATGGGGACTCTGGTGGGACACGTGGCACCAGGTTTTGGGTTCTTGCTAATTGGTTTATGGCACCTCTTCAACAACATCAAGTTCCATGCACTCAACCCTAAATCCTACACCTCAAAGCCATGGTTCCCATCTTCCAAGTTCAAATACCTTGAGCTTATTCTCATCATGGCTGCTTCCATGGCTTCTGTGTCCATGGAACTCTTCATAGGCCCTGAACGCCATCAACCTCTCGACTCAGACGGAACCATACCCTCCAACCACCTCCACAACTTCGAGCACTCCTCCATCTCCCTCACCTTCTTCGTCTTCGCCGTCTTTTCAATCATTCTCGACAAACTCAACACCCCTTCGCAACATGGTTTATCGCAGTTGCTTGCGGCCATCGCGTTCTCTCAGCAACTCCTTCTCTTCCACCTTCACTCAGCGGATCACATGGGTCCAGAAGGACAATACCACCTTCTCCTTCAGCTCGTTATATTTGTTTCTCTTTCCACCACGTTAATGGGGATTGGGTTCCCAAAGAGCTTCTTGGTGAGCTTCGTGCGTTCAATAAGCATATTCTTCCAGGGTTTGTGGTTGATAGTGATGGGTTACATGCTGTGGACACCATCGCTAATACCAAAAGGTTGCTTCATCAATGACGAGGAGGGTCACCAAGTTGTGAGGTGCTCGAGCAATGAAGCACTTCATCGTGCGAATTCGCTCGTCAACATTGAGTTCAGTTGGTTCATCATCTTGGTCACTGTGTTTGCGGTCTCTATGTACTTGGCTTTGGTGAAGGTTTATGGTGAAAAGGTGCAGTATTTTTCTCTGGGGTTTGATGTGGAGGATCAAGAGTCAAACGACGACGTTGAGTCTCAGGAGAAAAGCTTTGTTCATGCGGCAAaagcgttttcttcaggtgctAATGACATGGGAAGATAA
- the LOC107465221 gene encoding uncharacterized protein At5g19025 has translation MRQQQLLATITTAIATMSPPCPPPPPPPKPKSTPISGACSCKHSPSATLDLLILILVLFSGAFLLSSYFSYIFNSLSLLLAQSAPNLHQLPISWLLGFFTFFGVSIVIVDFWCGARSRKCRAPGCKGLKKAMEFDLQLQTEENLRCGASDEIDRLPWKGGREGNPDYECLRSELRKMAPANGRAVLLFRARCGCPIAKLEGWGPKKGKRHKKSLQNATVNGKGDHR, from the exons ATGCGCCAGCAGCAGCTATTGGCCACCATAACCACCGCCATCGCCACCATGAGTCCCCCTTGTCCTCCACCTCCACCGCCACCAAAACCCAAATCTACGCCGATTTCCGGCGCGTGCAGCTGCAAGCACTCACCGTCGGCGACTCTGGACCTTCTCATTCTCATATTAGTGCTCTTCTCTGGCGCGTTCCTCCTCTCATCGTATTTCTCCTACATCTTCAACTCCCTCTCCCTCCTTCTCGCGCAATCGGCGCCTAACCTCCACCAGCTCCCGATCTCGTGGCTGCTAGGGTTCTTCACCTTCTTTGGCGTCTCGATCGTGATCGTCGATTTCTGGTGTGGCGCGCGATCCAGGAAGTGCCGGGCGCCGGGCTGCAAGGGCCTCAAGAAGGCGATGGAGTTCGATTTGCAGCTGCAGACGGAGGAGAACCTCCGTTGCGGCGCCTCCGATGAGATTGACAGGCTGCCATGGAAGGGCGGCAGGGAAGGCAATCCTGACTACGAGTGCCTTCGGTCTGAGCTCAGGAAGATGGCTCCCGCCAACGGACGCGCCGTCTTACTCTTCCGAGCGCGTTGCGGCTGCCCCATTGCCAAGCTCGAAGGTTGGGGCCCCAAGAAAGGAAAGCGCCATAAGAA ATCCCTACAGAATGCGACTGTTAATGGAAAAGGAGATCATCGCTGA